The sequence CGCGACGTTCTCCTCCAGCTGGCCCACGCTCGACGCGCCGATCAGCGCCGACGTCATCCGGCTGTCGCGCAGCACCCACGTCAGGGCGAGCTGGGCGAGCGACTGGCCCCGGCGGCTCGCGATGTCGTTCAGCCCGTTCAGCCGGCGTACCACCTCCTGCGACAGCAGGCCCGGGTCGAGCGACTTGCCCTGCGTGGCCCGCGACCCCTCCGGGATGCCCTTCAGGTACTTCCCGGTCAGCAGGCCCTGGGCCAGCGGCACGAAGGAGATGCAGCCCATCCCGGCCGCCTCCAGGGTGTCCAGCAGGCCGTCCTCCTCGGTCCAGCGGTTGATCATCGAGTAGCTCGGCTGGTGGATCAGGGCCGGCACCCCCATCTCGCGCAGCAGCCGCGCCGCCTCGGCGGTCTGCGCGGCGTTGTACGAGGACACCCCCACGTACAGCGCCTTGCCCTGCCGCACGGCGGAGGCCAGCGCCCCCATCGTCTCCTCCAGCGGAGTGTCCGGGTCGAAGCGGTGCGAGTAGAAGATGTCGACGTAGTCGAGGCCCATCCGCTTCAGCGAGGCGTCCAGCGACGACAGCAGGTACTTGCGCGAGCCCCACTCCCCGTACGGGCCGGGGTGCATCTCGTACCCCGCCTTGGTCGAGATCAGCAGCTCGTCCCGGTACGGGGCGAAGTCCTGCCGGAAGAGCTTGCCGAAGTTCAGCTCGGCCGAGCCGGGCGGCGGCCCGTAGTTGTTGGCCAGGTCGAAATGGGTCACGCCGAGGTCGAAGGCGCGCCGCAGGATGGCCCGCTGGGAGCCGAGGGAGCGGTCGTCGCCGAAGTTGTGCCAGAGGCCGAGCGAGACGGCCGGGAGCTTGAGGCCGCTGCGTCCGCTGCGCCGGTACTCCATGGAGTCGTAGCGCGAACCGGCGGCCCGGTAGGGGGAGGAGGAATCAGTCACGATTCTCTCCCTATCACGTACTTGTGACAGGCCGGGTTGGGTGGGTGCGGGGCCCGCGCAGTAATGTGGCCTGACGGGACTGCCATGACACGGCGGGGCGATCCGCCCCCTTCCAGTGCGGCGATCCGATCCCCAGGGGACGACCCCGGACCCCTGGTGAAGGGGCCGGCGGGCCCGCACGGAACCGAGAGGTGGACTCAGTGAACTTGCGCGACCTGGTGTACGGGCTCTACGCGCGCCGGGTGGAGGCCCGCCTCGACCACTCCCAGGTGCCCAAGCACATCGGCGTCATCCTCGACGGGAACCGGCGATGGGCCAAGGCGTCCGGCGGCACCGCCGCCGAAGGGCACCAGGCCGGAGCCGACAAGATCAAGGAGCTCCTCGGCTGGTGCAGCGAGACCGACGTCGAGGTCGTCACGCTCTGGCTGCTGTCCACGGACAACTTCGACCGGCCCGAGTCCGAGCTGACGCCCCTGCTCGGCATCATCGAGAACACCGTCCGCGGCCTGGCCGCGGACGGCCGCTGGCGCGTCCACCACGTCGGCACGCTCGACCTCCTGCCCGCCCACACCCAGACGGTCCTCAAGGAGGCCGAGCAGGCCACGGTCGGCATCGACGGGATACTCGTCAACGTCGCCGTCGGCTACGGCGGCCGGCAGGAGATCGCCGACGCGGTGCGCTCCCTGCTCCTGGACCACTCCACCAAGGGCACCTCCTTCGAGGACCTCGCCGAGATCGTCTCCACCGACCTGATCTCCGAGCACCTCTACACGCGCGGCCAGCCCGACCCCGACCTCGTCATCCGCACCAGCGGCGAGCAGCGGCTGTCCGGCTTCATGCTCTGGCAGAGCGCGCACTCGGAGTACTACTTCTGCGAGGTCTTCTGGCCGGCCTTCCGCCGCGTCGACTTCCTCCGGGCACTGCGCGACTACGCCGCCCGCCACCGCCGCTACGGGGGCTGAGGCGGCCGGGTGCGCGTGATCCCGCACCCCTTCCCCCGGAAGTGGGCCGGTCGGCATGGCCGGCCGTGTAAGAGGGCATATCCCTGACAGGTCGGCGTCCGGTCACCAACCAGGCGGACGCCGTGTCCAAGTGAGCGGCGTCGAGTCCGCTCGCCCGGGAGGCCCTTTGCACACGAAGGACCGTACGTACAGTGCGGCTGACGCGGAGGGCCGGCGCGCGGCCCGCGCAAGGTGGCCGGAGCCCGGTCCGTCCTCTCCCATTGGGATGCTCCGCGACGCCGTCGCACCCCAACCTCTTCCGAGGGGGTACGTCCTTCCGTGGTGACCAGCACTAAGCGCCGCATGCCCGACAGGCGCACTTACGTTCTCGACACCAGCGTCCTGCTGGCCGATCCGAACGCCATGGCCCGCTTCGACGAGCACGAAGTCGTGCTCCCGGTCGTCGTGGTCACGGAACTGGAGGCCAAACGGCACCATCCGGAGCTCGGCTACTTCGCCCGCCAGGCCCTGCGCCTGCTGGACGACTTCCGGGTCCGCTACGGCCGGCTGGACGCGCC is a genomic window of Streptomyces sp. NBC_00708 containing:
- the mgrA gene encoding L-glyceraldehyde 3-phosphate reductase, with amino-acid sequence MTDSSSPYRAAGSRYDSMEYRRSGRSGLKLPAVSLGLWHNFGDDRSLGSQRAILRRAFDLGVTHFDLANNYGPPPGSAELNFGKLFRQDFAPYRDELLISTKAGYEMHPGPYGEWGSRKYLLSSLDASLKRMGLDYVDIFYSHRFDPDTPLEETMGALASAVRQGKALYVGVSSYNAAQTAEAARLLREMGVPALIHQPSYSMINRWTEEDGLLDTLEAAGMGCISFVPLAQGLLTGKYLKGIPEGSRATQGKSLDPGLLSQEVVRRLNGLNDIASRRGQSLAQLALTWVLRDSRMTSALIGASSVGQLEENVAALAAPPLSAAELKEIDTFAVDTEGTNIWAGRG
- a CDS encoding isoprenyl transferase, with the protein product MNLRDLVYGLYARRVEARLDHSQVPKHIGVILDGNRRWAKASGGTAAEGHQAGADKIKELLGWCSETDVEVVTLWLLSTDNFDRPESELTPLLGIIENTVRGLAADGRWRVHHVGTLDLLPAHTQTVLKEAEQATVGIDGILVNVAVGYGGRQEIADAVRSLLLDHSTKGTSFEDLAEIVSTDLISEHLYTRGQPDPDLVIRTSGEQRLSGFMLWQSAHSEYYFCEVFWPAFRRVDFLRALRDYAARHRRYGG